A genomic window from Salvia splendens isolate huo1 chromosome 11, SspV2, whole genome shotgun sequence includes:
- the LOC121753891 gene encoding zinc finger protein 385B-like isoform X1, which yields MALFKFALLCIDLVGWPAIALVYPLFVSIRAVETGSGYHMRKMVRYWIIFSLFSLFEFAFAKVIEWIPFWSGVRLAVIFCLVMPQFEGACLAYQGLVSSFIDRFDMLTEERRCKRRTFLDVVDKYINENGSEALEKLIASQMTPPEARVENRCLETSLLKKSEQEWTCGLCKMTSVGLSTLNAHLQGSMHKSKLEILKTSLLNAKDTGSSPLSQVQHTRSFSAAAIKEVQYMQPIEVPKCTYSNTEVKETKPPLKASRAGNPLFKKERIVKSEAKNGSSALQEVQYAQPLKVPEKTYANTEVKETMSPPEASRAVTPPLKQEWRCALCKVKATCEKNLNAHLLGNKHKDKLESLKKRKGKLVVLEISGTFRHWCILCDAKMATDVDLASHIGGKRHASLIDEIET from the exons ATGGCGCTCTTCAAGTTTGCTCTTCTCTGCATCGATCTTGTTGGCTG GCCTGCAATTGCTCTGGTTTATCCCCT GTTTGTTTCAATCAGGGCAGTTGAGACTGGTTCTGGATACCACATGAGGAAGATGGTCAGATATTGGATAATTTTCTCTTTGTTTTCTCTCTTTGAGTTTGCTTTTGCGAAAGTCATTGAGTG GATACCTTTCTGGTCTGGTGTAAGACTTGCAGTTATCTTCTGCTTAGTGATGCCTCAGTTTGAGGGTGCATGTCTTGCCTACCAAGGCCTTGTAAGTTCATTTATTGACAGGTTTGACATGCTAACGGAGGAGAGACGTTGTAAGAGAAGAACATTTTTGGATGTAGTAGACAAATACATCAACGAAAATGGATCAGAAGCTCTGGAAAAGCTTATTGCATCACAG ATGACACCACCAGAAGCAAGAGTGGAAAATAGATGCCTTGAGACTTCCCTCCTCAAGAAATCTGAGCAAGAATGGACCTGTGGCTTATGTAAGATGACTAGCGTCGGTTTGTCAACGCTGAATGCTCATCTTCAGGGCAGCATGCACAAGTCCAAGCTTGAGATCCTGAAAACAAGCTTGCTTAATGCAAAAGATACAGGATCGTCGCCTTTG TCGCAGGTGCAACACACACGTTCATTTTCCGCTGCAGCTATAAAAGAG GTGCAGTATATGCAGCCAATTGAGGTTCCCAAGTGCACATATTCCAATACTGAGGTTAAAGAGACGAAGCCACCACTGAAAGCAAGTCGCGCAGGAAATCCTCTCTTCAAGAAAGAACGGATTGTAAAGTCGGAGGCAAAAAATGGTTCATCGGCATTACAAGAG GTTCAGTATGCACAGCCACTCAAGGTTCCTGAAAAAACATATGCCAATACTGAGGTTAAAGAGACAATGTCACCACCAGAAGCAAGTCGTGCAGTAACTCCTCCCCTCAAGCAAGAATGGAGATGTGCTTTATGTAAGGTGAAAGCCACGTGTGAGAAAAATTTGAATGCTCATCTTCTGGGAAATAAACACAAGGACAAGTTAGAATCACTGAAAAAAAGGAAGGGAAAGCTGGTTGTGTTAGAGATTAGTGGGACATTTAGACACTGGTGCATTCTATGTGATGCGAAGATGGCTACTGATGTTGATTTGGCTTCTCATATTGGAGGGAAACGACATGCCTCTCTCATCGATGAAATTGAGACTTGA
- the LOC121753891 gene encoding zinc finger protein 385B-like isoform X2 → MALFKFALLCIDLVGWPAIALVYPLFVSIRAVETGSGYHMRKMVRYWIIFSLFSLFEFAFAKVIEWIPFWSGVRLAVIFCLVMPQFEGACLAYQGLVSSFIDRFDMLTEERRCKRRTFLDVVDKYINENGSEALEKLIASQMTPPEARVENRCLETSLLKKSEQEWTCGLCKMTSVGLSTLNAHLQGSMHKSKLEILKTSLLNAKDTGSSPLVQHTRSFSAAAIKEVQYMQPIEVPKCTYSNTEVKETKPPLKASRAGNPLFKKERIVKSEAKNGSSALQEVQYAQPLKVPEKTYANTEVKETMSPPEASRAVTPPLKQEWRCALCKVKATCEKNLNAHLLGNKHKDKLESLKKRKGKLVVLEISGTFRHWCILCDAKMATDVDLASHIGGKRHASLIDEIET, encoded by the exons ATGGCGCTCTTCAAGTTTGCTCTTCTCTGCATCGATCTTGTTGGCTG GCCTGCAATTGCTCTGGTTTATCCCCT GTTTGTTTCAATCAGGGCAGTTGAGACTGGTTCTGGATACCACATGAGGAAGATGGTCAGATATTGGATAATTTTCTCTTTGTTTTCTCTCTTTGAGTTTGCTTTTGCGAAAGTCATTGAGTG GATACCTTTCTGGTCTGGTGTAAGACTTGCAGTTATCTTCTGCTTAGTGATGCCTCAGTTTGAGGGTGCATGTCTTGCCTACCAAGGCCTTGTAAGTTCATTTATTGACAGGTTTGACATGCTAACGGAGGAGAGACGTTGTAAGAGAAGAACATTTTTGGATGTAGTAGACAAATACATCAACGAAAATGGATCAGAAGCTCTGGAAAAGCTTATTGCATCACAG ATGACACCACCAGAAGCAAGAGTGGAAAATAGATGCCTTGAGACTTCCCTCCTCAAGAAATCTGAGCAAGAATGGACCTGTGGCTTATGTAAGATGACTAGCGTCGGTTTGTCAACGCTGAATGCTCATCTTCAGGGCAGCATGCACAAGTCCAAGCTTGAGATCCTGAAAACAAGCTTGCTTAATGCAAAAGATACAGGATCGTCGCCTTTG GTGCAACACACACGTTCATTTTCCGCTGCAGCTATAAAAGAG GTGCAGTATATGCAGCCAATTGAGGTTCCCAAGTGCACATATTCCAATACTGAGGTTAAAGAGACGAAGCCACCACTGAAAGCAAGTCGCGCAGGAAATCCTCTCTTCAAGAAAGAACGGATTGTAAAGTCGGAGGCAAAAAATGGTTCATCGGCATTACAAGAG GTTCAGTATGCACAGCCACTCAAGGTTCCTGAAAAAACATATGCCAATACTGAGGTTAAAGAGACAATGTCACCACCAGAAGCAAGTCGTGCAGTAACTCCTCCCCTCAAGCAAGAATGGAGATGTGCTTTATGTAAGGTGAAAGCCACGTGTGAGAAAAATTTGAATGCTCATCTTCTGGGAAATAAACACAAGGACAAGTTAGAATCACTGAAAAAAAGGAAGGGAAAGCTGGTTGTGTTAGAGATTAGTGGGACATTTAGACACTGGTGCATTCTATGTGATGCGAAGATGGCTACTGATGTTGATTTGGCTTCTCATATTGGAGGGAAACGACATGCCTCTCTCATCGATGAAATTGAGACTTGA